A genome region from Nitrosopumilus sp. includes the following:
- a CDS encoding adenylate/guanylate cyclase domain-containing protein, with amino-acid sequence MTENKEDIKYSQKSDSSSMVDMLLSKNSQETLDSDTMILETQKRVWGALKKGYEYSGSINESEQFLRKNVFSKLDMVVLYVDLVGSTTMTLEMPEEKIAIIISSFSQEMAVVIRQYHGYVLKFVGDAVIGYFVTEENGLLAADNAVNCAKSMISVIQKGINPILNQYDYPDLMVKIGVDFGKNIVVRYGADVKNSHVDLMGPAMNIAAKIQNVAKPNQILIGNDVYQRIHPATRQEFSQIVWKNNEWKYRSRLTGEIYNIYEFKG; translated from the coding sequence ATGACTGAAAATAAAGAGGATATCAAATACTCACAAAAATCAGACTCAAGCAGCATGGTTGACATGCTTCTTAGTAAAAACAGTCAAGAAACACTTGATTCAGATACAATGATTTTGGAAACTCAAAAACGAGTTTGGGGAGCTCTGAAAAAAGGTTATGAATACTCTGGTTCCATTAATGAATCAGAACAATTTCTGAGAAAAAATGTCTTTTCAAAATTAGATATGGTTGTGCTTTATGTTGATTTAGTTGGCTCCACTACAATGACATTGGAAATGCCTGAAGAAAAAATTGCGATTATTATAAGTTCATTTTCTCAAGAGATGGCAGTAGTGATAAGACAGTATCATGGATATGTGTTAAAGTTTGTAGGTGATGCGGTGATTGGGTATTTTGTGACAGAGGAGAACGGGTTACTTGCAGCAGATAATGCTGTTAATTGCGCAAAATCTATGATTTCAGTTATTCAAAAAGGAATCAATCCAATTTTGAATCAATATGACTATCCAGATCTAATGGTAAAAATTGGAGTTGATTTTGGAAAAAACATAGTAGTGCGTTATGGTGCAGATGTAAAGAATTCCCATGTGGATTTAATGGGGCCTGCAATGAACATTGCAGCTAAAATTCAAAATGTTGCAAAGCCCAATCAGATTTTAATTGGAAATGATGTCTATCAAAGAATTCATCCTGCTACTAGACAAGAATTCTCACAAATTGTTTGGAAGAACAATGAATGGAAGTACAGATCAAGACTGACAGGTGAAATTTATAACATTTATGAATTCAAAGGATAG
- a CDS encoding 5-(carboxyamino)imidazole ribonucleotide synthase: MAKILGIIGGGQLGMMIAEAAKKMPNEISEIIVLDPTENCPASQVGATQIIADFKNRDAIIELANKSDIITYEIESGDSDVLKSVENKSQINPSPETLKIIQDKLLQKSFLKENDIPVPEFIEINDIDDIKRGLEKFGLPSMLKARRDAYDGRGNFKINSENEVQKASDYFKGKPLLLEKFVPFSMEVSVIASRNTKGQIITYPLVENIHEHSILRETIAPARVSKNISVKAEKIAEKTMSVLKGAGIFGIEMFVTNDDEVMINEIAPRVHNSGHHTLQSSETSQFEQHLRAILGMELGSTKLKYNSIMYNILGASGFTGEYVPVKISEPGVFLKMYGKKISKPLRKLGHVNIVGMEGESIDELLKKLEIIKPKTVVKASD; this comes from the coding sequence ATGGCAAAAATTCTTGGAATTATTGGCGGGGGTCAATTAGGAATGATGATTGCGGAGGCAGCTAAAAAAATGCCTAACGAAATATCTGAAATTATCGTATTAGATCCTACTGAAAACTGTCCTGCATCCCAAGTAGGAGCAACTCAAATTATTGCAGATTTTAAAAACAGGGATGCCATTATTGAATTGGCAAATAAATCAGACATCATCACATATGAAATCGAATCAGGGGATAGCGATGTCTTAAAATCAGTTGAGAACAAATCTCAAATCAATCCATCTCCTGAAACTTTGAAAATCATTCAAGATAAATTATTACAAAAATCATTTCTAAAGGAAAACGACATTCCAGTCCCAGAATTTATTGAAATAAATGATATTGATGACATCAAAAGAGGGTTAGAAAAATTTGGACTTCCTTCAATGCTAAAAGCTCGGAGGGATGCATATGATGGACGAGGTAATTTTAAAATTAACTCTGAAAATGAAGTTCAAAAAGCATCAGACTATTTTAAAGGAAAACCCCTTCTTTTAGAAAAATTTGTACCATTTAGTATGGAAGTATCTGTCATTGCTTCAAGAAACACCAAAGGTCAAATCATAACATATCCACTGGTTGAAAATATCCACGAACATAGTATTTTACGAGAAACAATAGCACCTGCCAGAGTTTCTAAAAATATTTCAGTCAAGGCAGAAAAAATAGCTGAAAAAACAATGTCCGTACTAAAGGGGGCAGGGATATTTGGCATAGAGATGTTTGTAACTAATGATGATGAAGTAATGATTAATGAAATAGCTCCCAGAGTTCATAATTCTGGACATCATACATTACAATCTAGTGAAACATCTCAATTTGAACAACACCTAAGAGCAATTCTAGGTATGGAATTAGGAAGTACCAAACTAAAATATAATTCTATTATGTACAATATTTTGGGCGCTAGTGGTTTTACAGGAGAATACGTCCCTGTAAAGATATCAGAACCAGGAGTCTTTTTGAAAATGTATGGTAAAAAAATCTCAAAACCCCTGCGAAAATTAGGGCACGTTAACATCGTGGGTATGGAAGGTGAGTCAATTGACGAGTTGTTAAAAAAATTAGAAATTATAAAACCAAAAACAGTTGTCAAAGCATCTGATTAG
- a CDS encoding Lrp/AsnC ligand binding domain-containing protein, whose amino-acid sequence MVKAIILVKSPKKLIAAKLRKTPYVIDSFPTSGQFDAVAIIEVNELVQIKEVANQIQKIRGVDRTETMVEVQ is encoded by the coding sequence ATGGTAAAAGCAATAATTTTGGTAAAATCGCCAAAAAAACTCATAGCTGCTAAATTGAGAAAAACACCATATGTAATTGACTCTTTTCCAACAAGTGGTCAATTTGATGCAGTGGCCATAATAGAGGTAAATGAATTAGTCCAGATAAAAGAAGTAGCAAACCAGATTCAAAAGATTAGAGGGGTAGACAGAACTGAAACAATGGTTGAAGTTCAGTAA
- a CDS encoding LLM class flavin-dependent oxidoreductase: MRIACSLGSLLSVNEVISCSEILSRTNVDMIWIPETWGMENFSMLSAISSKTTTQKIGSSIINIYSRSPSTIAMGAATIDILSNGRLVLGLGTSSLPIVETFHGYKFENPLQRMKEYVEIIKLTLTGKQVNYNGEIFNLKNFTLLIKPKRNHIPIYLAAVNQKMVNLAWEIGDGVIFYLRPINEMKKTINKMQSARKIDVTCQLITCVSEDSEIAIQRAKKTVAFYISVGKVYRDFLAKNGFKKETENILNEFKKSGFKSNHELITDNMLRSLVISGTADECKKQFKKFIEVGIDLPIIQFNPVGNTLESFKLFKKTFLEE, translated from the coding sequence ATGCGTATAGCATGTAGTTTAGGCTCACTTCTTTCTGTAAATGAAGTGATATCTTGTTCAGAAATTCTTTCAAGAACTAATGTAGATATGATTTGGATTCCTGAGACGTGGGGCATGGAAAATTTTTCAATGTTAAGTGCAATTTCAAGCAAAACAACCACTCAAAAAATAGGTTCATCTATTATCAATATCTATTCAAGAAGTCCATCTACGATAGCAATGGGAGCTGCAACTATAGATATATTATCAAATGGGAGATTGGTTTTAGGTCTTGGGACCAGTAGTTTACCAATAGTCGAAACTTTTCATGGATACAAATTTGAAAATCCACTACAAAGAATGAAAGAATATGTAGAAATAATAAAATTAACATTAACTGGAAAGCAAGTTAATTACAATGGAGAGATTTTTAATTTAAAAAATTTCACATTATTAATAAAACCAAAAAGAAATCACATTCCAATTTATTTAGCAGCAGTTAATCAAAAAATGGTTAATCTAGCATGGGAAATTGGCGATGGTGTAATTTTTTATTTGAGACCAATAAATGAAATGAAAAAAACAATCAATAAAATGCAATCAGCAAGAAAAATAGATGTTACCTGTCAATTGATTACCTGTGTATCTGAAGATTCAGAGATTGCGATTCAGCGTGCAAAGAAAACCGTTGCTTTTTACATTTCTGTTGGAAAAGTTTATCGTGATTTTTTGGCGAAAAATGGATTCAAGAAAGAAACTGAAAATATTTTAAATGAATTTAAAAAATCAGGATTCAAATCAAATCATGAACTTATCACAGATAATATGTTACGCTCACTTGTAATATCTGGAACAGCAGATGAATGTAAAAAACAATTTAAAAAATTCATTGAAGTGGGAATAGATTTGCCGATTATTCAGTTCAATCCTGTTGGAAATACCTTGGAATCATTCAAATTATTCAAAAAAACATTTTTAGAGGAATAA
- a CDS encoding VOC family protein, with protein sequence MNIKKVGNVILAVKDIDKSLQFYHEIIGLPIKNQRRSWVDLGTTGAILSLHPASITAQHIGSSIENGITIGFLVGDVKSAVDELRTKGVTIYRDIIEKDVGKNAVILDPDDYLISLFEPIFDDKAQQTGGYQGFTPA encoded by the coding sequence GTGAACATCAAAAAAGTAGGAAATGTCATTTTAGCGGTTAAAGACATAGACAAATCCCTACAGTTTTACCATGAAATCATAGGTCTTCCTATTAAAAATCAAAGAAGATCTTGGGTGGATTTGGGTACTACTGGTGCAATACTGAGTTTACATCCAGCATCAATAACAGCACAACATATTGGTAGTTCTATTGAGAATGGGATAACGATAGGATTTCTTGTTGGAGATGTCAAATCTGCAGTAGATGAACTACGAACAAAAGGAGTCACCATTTATCGAGACATTATTGAAAAAGATGTAGGTAAGAATGCAGTGATTTTAGATCCTGATGACTATCTAATTTCTTTATTCGAACCAATATTTGATGACAAAGCTCAACAAACTGGCGGATATCAGGGATTTACACCGGCCTAG
- the purE gene encoding 5-(carboxyamino)imidazole ribonucleotide mutase, producing the protein MTYSKKPLVGIIMGSSSDSRIMQSAAEILDQYKIKHEDQIISAHRTPDRLSEYAKHAEKMGFKIIIAGAGGAAHLPGMIASHTVIPVIGIPIMVYNDKYLKKIDSPKFSAFGGLDSLLSITEMPSGSPVVAVGINKAVNAGIYAMKILAIEFPELKKKLKQHKLNQHNSVIKESEQLKKEGLTKFAKKKFK; encoded by the coding sequence ATGACATATTCAAAAAAACCATTGGTAGGAATAATCATGGGATCAAGTTCTGACAGTAGAATTATGCAGAGTGCTGCAGAGATTTTAGATCAGTATAAAATTAAACATGAGGATCAAATAATATCCGCACACAGAACTCCTGATAGATTATCAGAGTATGCCAAACACGCTGAAAAAATGGGTTTTAAAATAATTATTGCTGGCGCTGGTGGAGCAGCACACTTGCCTGGGATGATTGCATCTCATACAGTTATCCCAGTAATTGGAATTCCAATTATGGTCTATAATGATAAATATCTTAAAAAAATAGATAGTCCAAAATTTTCAGCGTTTGGCGGATTAGATTCTTTGTTATCTATTACTGAAATGCCTTCAGGTTCACCAGTAGTTGCAGTGGGAATTAACAAAGCTGTTAACGCCGGAATCTATGCCATGAAAATACTTGCAATCGAGTTTCCAGAATTAAAAAAGAAACTTAAACAACATAAACTAAACCAACATAATTCTGTTATCAAGGAATCTGAACAATTAAAAAAAGAGGGGTTAACAAAATTTGCCAAAAAAAAATTCAAATAA
- a CDS encoding nucleotidyltransferase family protein, protein MKAIILAGGRGKRLKPITDDVPKPLVLIKNIPIIEWQIKYLKRFGINEIIICTGYKQEMIENYLVTRKLGLEIKYSIEKLPLGTGGAIKKAGKMIDDKSFFVLNGDTITNLDLKKLIKLENSVAAIELRTKFGILETKGSKIIKFKEKKEISDLWMNAGIYYLNQEMLKDMPNKGDIEKTVFPDYAKKRKLQTVKFKNVKWYSIDSFKDIEDCASEIDKIIK, encoded by the coding sequence ATGAAAGCTATAATTTTGGCAGGCGGTAGAGGTAAAAGACTAAAACCCATTACAGATGACGTTCCAAAACCACTCGTACTAATAAAAAATATCCCTATTATTGAATGGCAAATAAAATATTTGAAAAGATTTGGGATTAACGAAATAATTATCTGTACAGGATATAAGCAGGAGATGATTGAAAATTATTTAGTTACAAGAAAATTAGGACTAGAGATAAAATATTCAATTGAGAAATTACCTTTAGGAACTGGAGGTGCAATTAAAAAAGCAGGGAAGATGATTGATGATAAATCATTTTTTGTTCTAAATGGAGATACAATTACTAACTTAGATTTGAAAAAACTAATCAAATTGGAAAATTCGGTGGCCGCAATTGAATTACGAACAAAATTTGGAATTTTAGAAACAAAAGGTAGTAAAATTATAAAATTTAAAGAAAAAAAAGAGATTTCTGATTTATGGATGAATGCTGGAATATATTATTTAAACCAAGAAATGTTAAAAGACATGCCAAATAAAGGAGACATTGAAAAAACAGTTTTTCCAGATTATGCCAAGAAAAGAAAACTACAAACGGTGAAATTTAAAAATGTGAAATGGTATTCAATTGATTCCTTCAAAGATATAGAGGACTGCGCATCAGAAATTGATAAGATAATAAAGTAA
- a CDS encoding thiolase family protein gives MSKVGIIACGIIPFTKNDQKIESVLINSSKKLFLDNTKIQKNDIDAVLISTNNNSKYLSPILSEMMGIQPKIAHSVESLCNSGTNSIVSAYSYIVSGLANMVLVAGAERYDSPGQILEWDNSRGEFKHPVFWASIFSKSYKREFQISDEQLALVSVKNHMQAKENPNALSNKTYTVEDVINSKKLTDDLRLLDCSRPCTGGSSIILASEEITKKTTDMPVWITGIGQKTTSASFTKNLSLNSMESTAIAGKTALKMANKNIADVDVAEIHDAFSVCEPMALEALNFSKPGEGTDMIKDLYATNDFKINPRGGLIGCGHPLGATGIAQTIEITQQLQSNAGKRQLDNVQTGLVHNMSAAATSSTVLVLEK, from the coding sequence ATGAGTAAAGTTGGAATAATTGCATGTGGTATTATTCCGTTTACAAAAAATGATCAAAAAATAGAATCAGTTTTAATAAATTCTTCAAAAAAACTTTTCTTAGATAATACCAAAATCCAAAAAAATGACATTGATGCAGTTCTAATATCTACAAACAATAACTCAAAATACCTATCTCCTATATTATCTGAAATGATGGGGATTCAGCCAAAAATTGCTCATTCTGTTGAAAGCTTGTGCAATTCTGGTACAAACTCAATAGTTTCAGCTTATTCATACATTGTATCAGGATTAGCAAATATGGTTCTTGTCGCAGGAGCTGAGAGATATGATAGTCCCGGACAGATACTGGAATGGGATAATTCCAGAGGTGAATTTAAACATCCCGTATTTTGGGCTTCAATTTTTTCAAAATCATATAAAAGAGAATTTCAAATATCAGACGAACAATTAGCATTGGTTTCTGTAAAAAACCACATGCAAGCTAAAGAAAATCCAAATGCACTATCAAATAAAACATACACTGTAGAGGATGTGATTAATTCTAAAAAACTAACAGATGATTTAAGATTACTGGATTGTTCAAGACCTTGTACTGGAGGTTCATCAATTATCCTTGCGTCTGAAGAAATTACAAAAAAGACAACAGACATGCCTGTATGGATAACAGGTATTGGACAAAAAACAACATCAGCAAGCTTTACAAAAAATTTATCACTAAATTCAATGGAATCAACTGCTATTGCAGGAAAGACTGCTTTAAAAATGGCAAATAAAAATATTGCAGATGTAGATGTTGCAGAAATTCATGATGCCTTTTCAGTATGTGAGCCAATGGCGTTAGAAGCACTAAATTTTTCTAAACCAGGTGAAGGTACTGACATGATAAAAGATCTTTATGCCACAAATGACTTTAAAATTAATCCCCGTGGAGGATTAATTGGATGTGGTCACCCACTTGGTGCAACGGGTATTGCCCAGACTATAGAAATTACTCAACAACTTCAGTCAAATGCAGGTAAACGACAATTAGATAATGTACAAACGGGCCTAGTTCATAACATGTCCGCAGCAGCAACATCTTCAACTGTATTGGTTTTAGAAAAATGA
- the ilvA gene encoding threonine ammonia-lyase: MNPTYDEIVKANLLRGEEIKKTPLIHSPTFSDISGSDVYLKAEFRQKTGSFKIRGAYYKIKLLSDNEKKYGVVAASAGNHAQGVAYASSLEKIPCTIVMPKNASPAKVAATRGYGANVILEGVNYDESSAKAKEISQETGATMIHAFDDSQIIAAQGVIGLEILEDLPDVDEVYVPIGGGGLAAGTLIAIKEKNPKIRVVGVQSRSFPSMYESVKKGSVIASGGGRTIADGISVKVPGKLPFAIIKELIDEIVLVDDIEITKAMFLLMERMKFVVEPAGAVSLAYLISKKPSPGKKVIAILAGGNVDMYLLGQIVDKGLAAMGRLLKLSIILPDRPGAFKEIVDEITFANANIVEVVHDRLSSNINAGSAGVTLSLETQGKEQASLLIEALRQKNIQFSLLT, translated from the coding sequence ATGAACCCAACATATGATGAAATAGTAAAGGCAAATTTATTGCGAGGTGAAGAGATAAAAAAAACTCCTCTTATTCATTCACCTACATTTAGCGACATTTCAGGATCAGATGTGTATTTAAAAGCAGAATTTAGACAAAAAACAGGTTCATTTAAAATTAGAGGGGCTTATTATAAAATTAAATTATTATCTGATAATGAAAAAAAATATGGTGTAGTTGCTGCATCTGCAGGGAATCATGCACAGGGAGTAGCATATGCATCATCATTAGAAAAAATTCCATGTACTATTGTGATGCCAAAAAATGCATCACCTGCAAAAGTTGCTGCAACAAGAGGATATGGAGCAAATGTAATATTAGAAGGGGTAAATTATGATGAATCATCCGCTAAGGCAAAAGAAATATCTCAAGAAACAGGTGCTACTATGATACATGCTTTCGATGATTCTCAAATCATCGCAGCACAAGGAGTCATAGGTCTTGAGATCTTGGAAGATTTACCAGATGTGGATGAGGTGTATGTTCCAATTGGAGGTGGCGGTTTAGCTGCTGGTACTTTAATTGCAATAAAAGAAAAAAATCCAAAAATAAGAGTCGTAGGAGTACAATCAAGATCATTCCCATCAATGTATGAATCAGTTAAGAAAGGTTCTGTAATTGCAAGTGGTGGGGGGAGAACAATAGCAGATGGCATTTCTGTAAAAGTTCCTGGGAAACTCCCATTTGCAATAATTAAAGAACTGATAGATGAGATTGTATTAGTTGACGATATTGAGATTACAAAAGCAATGTTTCTACTAATGGAACGTATGAAATTTGTAGTTGAACCTGCTGGGGCTGTTAGTTTAGCATATCTAATTTCAAAAAAACCATCCCCAGGAAAAAAAGTAATAGCTATTCTTGCAGGTGGTAATGTTGACATGTATCTTTTAGGTCAAATAGTAGATAAAGGCCTAGCTGCAATGGGAAGATTATTGAAATTATCTATTATATTGCCAGATAGGCCTGGGGCGTTTAAAGAAATTGTTGATGAGATAACTTTTGCAAATGCAAATATCGTAGAAGTGGTTCATGATAGATTGAGTTCTAACATCAATGCAGGTTCTGCAGGAGTAACGTTGAGTCTTGAAACTCAAGGCAAAGAACAGGCATCATTGTTGATTGAAGCATTAAGACAAAAGAATATCCAATTTTCATTATTAACCTAA
- a CDS encoding zinc ribbon domain-containing protein encodes MNFESELKKGIFSIPECKSCGKIVWPPSEYCDQCFGSVILKKGEFDGKIIEFSKQNSEYFCLVEFEKHVRILAKTLDVPEIGKKVKMSKCGISKGDYFFQVS; translated from the coding sequence ATGAATTTTGAATCAGAGTTAAAAAAAGGAATATTTTCTATCCCTGAATGTAAATCATGTGGTAAAATCGTTTGGCCTCCATCAGAATATTGTGATCAATGTTTTGGCTCAGTAATTCTAAAAAAAGGAGAATTTGATGGTAAAATTATAGAATTTTCAAAACAAAACAGTGAATATTTTTGTCTTGTTGAATTTGAAAAACATGTTAGAATATTGGCAAAAACTTTAGACGTTCCAGAAATTGGCAAAAAAGTTAAAATGTCAAAATGTGGAATTTCTAAAGGAGATTATTTTTTCCAAGTTAGTTAA